One halophilic archaeon DL31 genomic region harbors:
- a CDS encoding hypothetical protein (KEGG: hla:Hlac_2791 hypothetical protein), with translation MDELTANISFDRFADMPEFYGSGAAEYRLAMVKERSDFLDLFAGARHVDAVTYAETPDLMVKMLTEYDIGSLDVLIGNAEDSVPHKASSASCFCGLSSVSKRLY, from the coding sequence ATGGACGAACTGACGGCGAATATCTCGTTTGACAGGTTTGCGGATATGCCGGAATTCTACGGATCCGGTGCGGCGGAATACCGCCTGGCGATGGTGAAAGAGCGGAGTGACTTTCTTGATCTGTTCGCAGGCGCTCGTCACGTGGATGCCGTGACGTACGCGGAGACGCCCGACCTGATGGTGAAGATGCTGACCGAGTACGACATTGGCTCACTCGACGTGCTCATCGGGAACGCCGAAGACTCAGTACCTCACAAAGCATCCTCGGCTAGCTGTTTCTGCGGCCTGAGTTCTGTGTCGAAGCGGTTGTACTGA
- a CDS encoding hypothetical protein (KEGG: hla:Hlac_2792 hypothetical protein): MTRRQTGWRHHATYLTNHTPLSERQAEILALKKTGHTTEEITEILTLYPETIEDHWDDVLEQWNQAQELCTIMGPHPWGDGETRQSEDVDDTPWNLLSSAVMNYSDEERTQIELELYYGKSFPMSDMYLLVEREIADTADHATKTTEHRSAHDANALRGHIYSDVESIDEYYLRWELLGKAGIDPGADFTPSAESLLGRPISQTEADAARESAQDRVDMHTVE, encoded by the coding sequence ATGACTCGACGCCAAACCGGGTGGCGACACCACGCTACCTACCTGACTAATCACACCCCGCTCTCTGAACGGCAAGCAGAAATACTCGCCCTCAAGAAAACCGGTCACACGACAGAGGAAATCACGGAGATCCTCACTCTCTACCCGGAGACTATCGAGGACCACTGGGACGACGTACTTGAACAGTGGAACCAAGCCCAAGAACTCTGTACAATCATGGGCCCGCATCCCTGGGGCGATGGCGAGACACGTCAGAGCGAGGATGTCGACGATACACCCTGGAACCTGCTGTCATCAGCTGTAATGAACTATTCCGACGAGGAACGCACTCAAATCGAACTTGAACTGTACTACGGTAAGTCATTCCCAATGAGCGATATGTATCTCCTCGTCGAACGAGAAATCGCGGACACCGCTGACCATGCTACCAAGACCACGGAACATCGGAGTGCTCATGATGCGAATGCATTGCGCGGTCACATCTACAGCGACGTAGAATCAATCGACGAATACTATCTGCGGTGGGAGTTGCTCGGAAAAGCTGGCATTGACCCGGGTGCTGACTTCACCCCCTCCGCCGAAAGCCTGCTTGGTCGCCCCATCTCCCAAACTGAAGCAGACGCTGCCCGGGAAAGTGCACAGGACCGTGTCGACATGCACACCGTCGAGTAA
- a CDS encoding ADP-ribosyl-(dinitrogen reductase) hydrolase (KEGG: hla:Hlac_2793 ADP-ribosylation/crystallin J1~PFAM: ADP-ribosylation/Crystallin J1), which yields MVTPDAATGVVLGLACGDALGRPVEFRSGESIADQHGTVTEMLGHGTHGQPAGTVTDDTDLALCIARSLVEQGGFNGTDIADRFHEWYESDPFDIGLMTADAIREYANGTSWRDAGREVWQHRAEGSNAGNGSVMRCAPHAIAFADDPDTLAQVSRQSSAITHHDPRCTYGCAVLNCTIAGYLQGDDDPLTGALDRLERDAPDELVETLRLVPDHVDESQLPNSGYVVHTLQTALYDALTADSAEDAIVTAVNRGGDTDTIGAVTGALASARFGSDSLPERWLTTIDYREDLELLAQALATTDIDERM from the coding sequence ATGGTTACACCGGACGCTGCCACAGGCGTTGTCTTGGGGCTCGCTTGCGGCGATGCCTTGGGTCGCCCCGTGGAGTTTCGCTCTGGCGAGTCGATTGCTGACCAGCATGGAACCGTGACGGAGATGCTCGGCCATGGCACGCACGGCCAACCCGCGGGAACGGTAACTGACGACACTGACCTCGCGCTGTGTATCGCACGGAGCCTCGTCGAGCAAGGAGGCTTCAACGGGACTGATATCGCCGACCGATTCCACGAATGGTACGAGAGCGATCCGTTCGACATCGGGCTGATGACCGCCGATGCCATCCGCGAGTACGCGAATGGAACGTCCTGGCGGGACGCCGGGCGCGAGGTCTGGCAACACCGCGCCGAAGGATCGAACGCCGGCAACGGCAGCGTGATGCGGTGTGCCCCGCACGCGATTGCCTTCGCCGACGACCCCGACACGCTCGCGCAGGTAAGCCGACAGTCCTCGGCGATCACGCACCACGATCCGCGATGCACCTACGGGTGCGCCGTGCTGAATTGCACAATCGCCGGGTACCTCCAGGGCGACGACGACCCGCTTACAGGCGCACTCGACCGCCTCGAACGTGACGCACCGGACGAACTCGTCGAGACGCTCCGACTCGTGCCGGACCACGTCGATGAGAGCCAGTTACCGAACAGCGGCTACGTCGTCCACACGCTACAGACGGCGTTGTACGACGCGCTGACAGCCGACAGTGCGGAGGATGCCATCGTGACCGCAGTCAACCGCGGCGGCGACACAGACACTATCGGAGCCGTCACGGGCGCGCTCGCCAGCGCACGCTTCGGGAGCGACTCGCTTCCAGAACGGTGGCTCACCACCATTGACTATCGGGAGGATCTCGAACTCCTCGCGCAAGCACTGGCAACGACGGATATCGACGAAAGGATGTGA
- a CDS encoding hypothetical protein (KEGG: hla:Hlac_2794 hypothetical protein) has product MTREHSPQHDDSTVRHYRADGTLTVTRDDETNEHVIESRSRDPGDKWTRRVPATRTTVEPGKHLWSIPDNWTLRYKLKDEHGSDKGIYEIPETGDSVLVALSHQNDRITDAFHLVEKVGCTTWTARAEVDQDALSDALTHVNKYSDEFPDGVCHALEYLREHPREAVADAEEVAEMSAPECVEDLNGIPASEFDPFYLALRSKEGVVSHPEFEHESEVMAAVRDLLSKYSVVPPSPLVSVTVR; this is encoded by the coding sequence ATGACCCGCGAACACTCCCCACAACACGACGACAGTACAGTTCGACATTACCGCGCCGACGGAACGCTCACCGTCACGCGAGACGACGAAACAAACGAGCACGTCATCGAATCTCGCAGCCGCGACCCGGGCGATAAGTGGACGCGTCGCGTCCCCGCAACGCGAACCACAGTTGAGCCCGGTAAGCATCTCTGGAGTATCCCGGACAACTGGACGCTACGCTACAAGCTGAAAGACGAGCACGGATCCGACAAAGGCATCTACGAGATTCCTGAGACCGGCGATTCCGTTCTCGTGGCACTCTCCCATCAGAACGATCGCATCACCGATGCGTTCCATCTCGTGGAAAAAGTTGGGTGTACAACGTGGACTGCTCGCGCGGAGGTTGACCAAGACGCCCTCAGCGACGCGCTCACCCACGTCAACAAGTACTCCGATGAGTTTCCCGACGGAGTCTGTCACGCCCTCGAATACCTCCGCGAGCATCCGCGCGAAGCAGTCGCGGACGCTGAGGAAGTCGCTGAGATGTCTGCACCCGAGTGTGTGGAGGATTTGAATGGAATCCCGGCATCAGAGTTCGATCCGTTCTATCTGGCGCTCCGCTCCAAAGAGGGAGTCGTGAGTCACCCGGAGTTCGAACACGAGAGTGAGGTCATGGCCGCTGTCCGCGACCTTCTCAGTAAATATAGTGTCGTTCCACCGTCTCCCCTCGTATCTGTGACCGTCCGATAA
- a CDS encoding hypothetical protein (KEGG: hla:Hlac_2795 hypothetical protein), producing the protein MTDDEPIDPSELDAQTLKQIKRVVESYPVVSENPSQIDEFRAGKHAAYTTVAATLSEWIDKS; encoded by the coding sequence ATGACTGACGACGAACCCATCGACCCCTCGGAACTCGACGCTCAGACACTCAAGCAAATCAAACGCGTTGTGGAATCGTACCCGGTAGTATCGGAAAATCCATCGCAGATCGATGAGTTCAGAGCAGGGAAACACGCTGCATACACTACCGTCGCTGCGACGCTCTCAGAGTGGATCGATAAATCCTGA
- a CDS encoding PaaX domain protein (PFAM: PaaX-like, N-terminal~KEGG: hla:Hlac_2796 transcriptional repressor, CopY family), which translates to MPSDTKATDIDLTPGTAKSDIVVFLYNNPGSGFSAGDIHDRLDIASGTVKTSLTRLNNDGLIRKTEDGAYHALGHRDDLRRYVGSLNQLERMFAVKNYDEHTNIDGPQLEDIDEDELDAEITALEAERNQE; encoded by the coding sequence ATGCCCTCGGACACAAAAGCCACTGATATCGACCTCACCCCGGGGACTGCGAAATCCGATATCGTTGTGTTCCTCTACAACAACCCGGGCAGTGGGTTCAGCGCCGGCGATATTCACGATCGGCTCGACATCGCTTCTGGAACGGTCAAAACGTCTCTTACTCGCCTCAACAACGACGGGCTAATTAGGAAAACCGAGGACGGCGCTTACCATGCGCTTGGCCACCGCGACGACCTTCGCCGGTACGTCGGGAGCCTCAACCAGCTAGAAAGAATGTTCGCCGTCAAGAACTACGACGAACACACCAACATAGACGGCCCCCAACTGGAAGACATCGACGAAGACGAGCTTGATGCTGAGATCACAGCGTTAGAAGCCGAGCGCAACCAGGAATAA
- a CDS encoding hypothetical protein (KEGG: hla:Hlac_2797 hypothetical protein) gives MKQPEAFEPLVQCWEAALYSQFKCLRALSSAQQGHYLTGSSNLCAGQILISKIFSGYWSCSVFVIAGCKTAHAMPGIPSVRDPGEDTETPLLHDV, from the coding sequence ATGAAACAACCAGAGGCATTTGAACCCCTGGTTCAATGCTGGGAGGCGGCATTATACTCACAGTTCAAATGCCTGCGAGCCCTTAGCTCCGCGCAACAGGGTCACTACCTGACCGGCTCTAGCAACCTGTGCGCGGGACAGATTCTGATCTCCAAGATTTTCTCAGGCTATTGGAGTTGCTCTGTCTTCGTCATTGCGGGCTGTAAGACTGCGCATGCCATGCCGGGAATACCGTCCGTGAGGGATCCCGGGGAGGATACCGAAACCCCGTTACTACACGACGTATAA
- a CDS encoding phage integrase (KEGG: hla:Hlac_2798 phage integrase) yields the protein MTSLPPKVEALHNRIKKSEVLPQDDKDALLQFSDELGAHNYSTGRRVKLLQHCTMMAGDSEKYSPDQLPEPDLVDMIGDTETEKKKAKRYVSWINGNYDSEESKRDHRVALRMFGGHITRGDPEDEKPYSVEWISADLPDDYDPIPDKTKMWWWDEHILPVLNNAKYARNKAAVAVDWDSGTRSGEFRSMKVGDVGDHKYGKEIGRVAKRSRLCRWYSQLRGHS from the coding sequence ATGACAAGCTTGCCGCCTAAGGTCGAAGCCCTCCACAACCGGATTAAAAAATCAGAAGTACTGCCACAAGATGACAAAGATGCGCTGTTGCAGTTCTCGGACGAACTCGGTGCTCATAACTATTCAACGGGCAGGCGGGTGAAACTCCTACAGCACTGCACGATGATGGCAGGGGATTCGGAGAAATACAGCCCGGATCAACTTCCCGAGCCAGATCTCGTCGATATGATCGGTGACACGGAGACGGAGAAAAAGAAGGCGAAACGGTACGTCAGCTGGATCAACGGAAACTACGATAGCGAGGAATCAAAACGGGATCACCGAGTCGCACTCCGGATGTTCGGGGGGCACATTACTCGCGGGGATCCTGAAGACGAGAAACCATACAGTGTCGAATGGATCTCGGCCGATCTCCCGGATGACTATGATCCAATTCCAGACAAGACGAAAATGTGGTGGTGGGATGAACACATTCTCCCGGTCCTGAATAACGCGAAGTATGCCAGAAACAAGGCGGCGGTCGCAGTTGATTGGGACTCTGGAACTCGCTCGGGTGAATTCCGGTCGATGAAAGTTGGTGACGTCGGGGACCACAAATACGGGAAAGAAATCGGTCGTGTTGCAAAGCGGTCTAGACTTTGCCGCTGGTACTCTCAATTGAGAGGTCACAGTTGA
- a CDS encoding transposase (ISH6) (KEGG: hla:Hlac_3571 transposase (ISH6)), with protein sequence MHATIDVRFELSIDDDKTLPLATLAEAVTDQNLEAVLLESLVESLDAASVEALCGEKHAHGNGDQRFQRAGTDTRTAVTTAGEHEFSLHYVEDTAASPDESSYFRPVEDVLDFDGQNRYQQDIAAKSVDLATSLSYRDAANHGDSFVSMPSPTTINRRAKKYGHKLKQFLPDCVAGTDADAVIPDGTKCHSQDDDRSSHSVQATLGEDTAEESRSLLDLSVNADWDETAAELDDIGAVTDDATVVSDADSGIVTAFTDENRDHQLDLVHVGRTLGYTLWDDGVFSLDRRKEIVSEVIDEVFHLKNSVAKHRPAEEFAAIRSRIARTRERLEKTAWQLEQFGSAKAAGYLRRWLPSIVTFAEHAVEGFEVPWTSNPVERLMGEVSKRCKNQWMRWTAEGLEAILQLRLVKYADPEYYQAFLDELLQRSTKTAINCDLSIESTSGKV encoded by the coding sequence ATGCACGCCACAATCGACGTGCGGTTCGAACTGAGTATCGACGACGACAAAACGCTACCGCTCGCCACGCTTGCCGAGGCCGTCACTGACCAGAACCTCGAAGCAGTCCTTCTCGAATCGCTGGTCGAGAGCCTCGACGCCGCCAGCGTCGAGGCGCTCTGTGGTGAGAAACACGCACATGGCAACGGTGACCAGCGCTTCCAACGCGCCGGCACCGACACCCGCACAGCTGTCACAACTGCCGGAGAACACGAGTTCTCTCTCCACTACGTCGAAGATACAGCCGCTTCCCCAGACGAATCCAGCTACTTCCGGCCCGTCGAAGACGTTCTCGACTTCGACGGGCAGAACCGCTATCAGCAGGACATCGCCGCCAAAAGCGTCGATCTCGCTACCTCGCTCAGCTATCGAGACGCTGCCAATCACGGCGACAGCTTCGTCTCGATGCCGTCGCCGACCACCATCAACCGCCGTGCCAAGAAATACGGCCACAAGCTCAAACAGTTCCTTCCAGACTGTGTCGCTGGCACAGACGCTGACGCCGTCATTCCTGACGGGACAAAGTGCCACAGCCAAGACGACGACCGCTCGTCCCACTCCGTCCAAGCAACGCTCGGCGAAGACACCGCCGAAGAGTCACGCTCCCTGCTGGATCTGTCGGTCAACGCTGACTGGGACGAAACTGCCGCCGAACTCGATGATATCGGCGCAGTCACTGACGACGCGACGGTCGTCAGTGACGCTGATAGCGGCATCGTCACAGCCTTTACCGACGAAAACCGTGACCACCAGCTCGATCTCGTCCACGTCGGCCGAACGCTGGGTTACACCCTCTGGGACGATGGCGTCTTCTCCTTGGACCGTCGGAAGGAGATCGTTTCGGAGGTGATCGACGAGGTGTTCCATCTGAAGAACTCTGTGGCGAAGCATCGTCCAGCGGAGGAGTTCGCGGCGATCCGCTCGCGGATCGCGCGAACGAGAGAGCGATTAGAGAAGACAGCGTGGCAACTGGAGCAGTTCGGGTCAGCAAAGGCTGCAGGGTATCTTCGGCGGTGGCTGCCGTCGATTGTGACGTTCGCCGAGCACGCTGTCGAGGGGTTCGAGGTTCCGTGGACCTCGAACCCCGTCGAACGACTGATGGGCGAGGTCAGCAAGCGGTGCAAGAACCAGTGGATGCGCTGGACAGCAGAGGGATTGGAAGCGATACTCCAACTTCGGTTGGTGAAGTACGCCGACCCCGAGTACTACCAAGCGTTCCTCGACGAACTGCTCCAACGTTCGACCAAAACAGCAATCAACTGTGACCTCTCAATTGAGAGTACCAGCGGCAAAGTCTAG
- a CDS encoding Capsule synthesis protein, CapA (KEGG: hla:Hlac_3661 poly-gamma-glutamate biosynthesis/capsule biosynthesis protein~PFAM: Capsule synthesis protein, CapA~SMART: Capsule synthesis protein, CapA), giving the protein MASLSGCSQRIQRVIQDAAGDEAAVTGTVTTGGDPLSNASVTAYRNGREIARATTDDDGTYNVSLGGFPAWVRFDHPECSSVTRAVAPGSARSIKLNSGEESVSLAFGGDVMFGRRYYEPRDDPLRFYYRLQPTDRRDSHDRLLDSVSPLFGDADIASINLETPLTTSEWRHPSKAFVFTSHPVAAAAMADAGIDYAALANTHAFDALTPGLEETIESLDRVGVAHSGAGSDSTTAIAPAILERDGVTVGFVSVTTTAGRQYERDWAADETTGTYTVNREDETLTVRDSAGVADATPETIRAGVEAATDQADVVVTQIHGGEEYQRTPTRELQDLTDTAIAAGSDLVVNHHPHVSGGLETRDGALVAWSMGNLFFDQNLWATYRSFILQVTISPDGIQSARAEPILIEGYIPRGVTGPLRDRLTWELAGLSDNSFMITEDTLVYQPDDERPTPEQLALDGGGQRRVRGWVTDSDDSVQLGRERFLTGSFDDHDVDSDAYEGTLWRYGRESRSSDQPIGRDGSGGIELVRVQANENRALFSPWNRLPVSNKEFTLSGSYRTNADGELRLLVSWYNDTSGSSFQSQEMSLASTEREWTDFSLELERPDEATHIDVFVFLSPPDGVDILRAAFDTLSLVEWEPTEVAGGRQFDVIRGSSGATVRVIPVDGEVSWQ; this is encoded by the coding sequence ATGGCATCTCTCTCTGGGTGCTCTCAGAGAATTCAGCGGGTGATTCAGGACGCTGCCGGCGACGAAGCAGCAGTCACCGGTACTGTCACCACGGGCGGTGACCCGTTATCGAACGCGTCAGTGACCGCTTATCGAAACGGCAGGGAAATCGCACGAGCCACAACCGACGATGATGGAACATACAACGTCTCTCTCGGTGGCTTCCCGGCTTGGGTTCGATTTGACCACCCGGAGTGCAGCTCAGTCACGAGGGCAGTCGCACCAGGATCGGCAAGAAGTATCAAACTGAATTCGGGCGAGGAGTCGGTCAGTTTAGCATTTGGCGGGGACGTGATGTTCGGACGGCGGTACTACGAGCCGAGAGACGACCCACTCCGGTTCTATTACCGGTTACAACCGACAGACCGTCGGGACTCTCATGACCGATTGCTTGACTCGGTCTCACCACTCTTCGGGGACGCAGATATTGCGTCGATTAATTTGGAGACGCCGCTGACGACATCAGAATGGAGGCACCCGTCAAAGGCGTTCGTTTTCACCAGCCATCCTGTCGCTGCAGCGGCGATGGCCGACGCTGGAATCGATTATGCGGCACTTGCGAACACGCATGCCTTCGATGCCCTCACGCCAGGGCTTGAAGAGACGATTGAGTCTCTCGACAGGGTCGGAGTCGCCCATTCCGGCGCCGGTTCGGACTCCACCACCGCCATTGCTCCAGCCATTCTCGAACGCGACGGGGTGACTGTCGGATTCGTTTCGGTAACGACAACAGCGGGCAGACAATACGAGCGCGATTGGGCGGCCGACGAGACGACTGGGACGTATACTGTCAATCGAGAAGACGAAACGCTCACTGTTCGGGACAGTGCGGGGGTTGCCGACGCGACGCCCGAAACGATTCGTGCCGGCGTGGAGGCTGCGACCGACCAAGCGGACGTGGTCGTGACACAAATCCATGGCGGGGAGGAGTACCAGCGCACGCCCACGCGGGAACTCCAGGATTTGACCGACACCGCGATCGCTGCCGGCTCGGATCTGGTCGTGAACCACCACCCACACGTGTCAGGGGGACTTGAGACCCGTGACGGCGCGCTCGTCGCGTGGTCGATGGGGAACCTCTTCTTTGACCAGAACCTCTGGGCTACTTATCGATCGTTCATCCTGCAGGTGACAATCTCTCCCGACGGAATACAGTCGGCACGGGCGGAACCGATCCTCATTGAGGGTTACATCCCACGCGGGGTGACTGGACCGCTCCGAGACCGGCTGACGTGGGAACTCGCGGGACTCTCGGACAATTCGTTCATGATTACCGAGGATACATTGGTATACCAGCCTGACGACGAAAGGCCTACACCCGAACAACTGGCCCTTGACGGTGGGGGCCAACGTAGGGTTCGCGGGTGGGTTACCGACTCCGATGACTCGGTTCAACTTGGTCGTGAGCGGTTCCTTACCGGGTCGTTCGATGATCACGATGTTGATAGTGACGCATACGAAGGCACGCTGTGGCGCTACGGCCGTGAATCCCGTAGCAGCGACCAACCTATAGGGCGAGATGGGTCCGGAGGTATCGAACTAGTACGCGTTCAAGCAAACGAGAACCGAGCACTATTCTCGCCGTGGAACCGCCTGCCGGTCTCCAACAAGGAATTCACGCTGTCGGGATCATACCGGACGAACGCAGACGGAGAGCTTCGACTGCTGGTCTCGTGGTACAACGACACATCTGGAAGTTCGTTCCAATCCCAAGAGATGTCACTCGCGTCGACGGAGCGTGAATGGACTGACTTCTCACTTGAATTAGAGCGGCCCGATGAGGCCACCCATATCGACGTCTTCGTGTTTCTGAGCCCACCGGATGGCGTCGATATCCTGCGTGCGGCGTTCGACACGCTGAGCCTCGTTGAGTGGGAGCCGACCGAGGTTGCCGGCGGCCGGCAGTTCGATGTCATTCGGGGTTCGTCCGGAGCAACTGTCCGTGTGATCCCTGTCGACGGTGAGGTGAGCTGGCAGTGA
- a CDS encoding hypothetical protein (KEGG: hla:Hlac_3662 hypothetical protein), which yields MIVAVIVTAFGLLAVAGLTQVYGYRLGGTIAIPVLAVYTLKSFVMLPIYVLSAALAYIGLQLLVVLQSGLDFAAGTLN from the coding sequence GTGATCGTCGCGGTTATTGTCACCGCATTTGGACTCCTCGCGGTGGCGGGACTGACACAGGTGTACGGTTACCGGCTGGGTGGCACAATTGCGATACCGGTTCTCGCCGTGTATACCCTGAAAAGCTTCGTTATGCTGCCGATCTACGTTCTCAGTGCTGCGCTTGCGTACATCGGCCTCCAATTGTTGGTCGTGTTGCAAAGCGGTCTAGACTTTGCCGCTGGTACTCTCAATTGA